In Selenihalanaerobacter shriftii, the sequence TAATCCAGTACTAAATAATGCATCTAATTGTAATTCAGCACCAGCTAATGTAAAGAAAGCAACAAAAATTGGCACTTCAGCTGCTTCAATAACTTCTTTAATCTCATGTTGTGAATCAAAGAAATTAGTAAGAGCAAAACCTGCAGTCATATTTACCAATAATGGAGATAGATGATAAGCATCTGCTAACTCCATATCAAGTAAGACAGTAGTTAATACAATTAATAGATACTCCTTCTTAAGCTTAGTTCGATGAGCCAAAAAGGCAAGTAATTTAGCAATTATCAAACCTACAATTATTGAACCAAATATTTCAATGAATGGCTGTCCTATCATACTCATTATTGAACCGCCTCCATTAATTAGGACCTGATCCACTGCTAATACTAACCCAAATAACATTATACAAACTGCATCATCAATAGCAATAGTCGCTAACAAAGTACTAGTAAAAGGCCCTTTAGCTTTATATTCTTCAATTACCGCAGTAGTAGCTGCTGGAGCGGTTGCTGAAGCAATTGCACTTAAAATTAAAGCTAACGGCAATGAAACTCCAAATAGTAACATAATACTTA encodes:
- a CDS encoding cation:proton antiporter, which translates into the protein MNLVLAFSLMLLSGFIVGSLFNKIGIPSITGYILTGVVFGESVLGIETHEYVKTLAPITNLGLGLIALTIGEELIIDELKKLGFTIISITFFQFLGTFMVVLSIMLLFGVSLPLALILSAIASATAPAATTAVIEEYKAKGPFTSTLLATIAIDDAVCIMLFGLVLAVDQVLINGGGSIMSMIGQPFIEIFGSIIVGLIIAKLLAFLAHRTKLKKEYLLIVLTTVLLDMELADAYHLSPLLVNMTAGFALTNFFDSQHEIKEVIEAAEVPIFVAFFTLAGAELQLDALFSTGLVGVAFIVSRIVGKVLGAWTGATISKAPKKSKTLFRSRFNPASRCRGWISLCSCISFSSI